The sequence AACCGTCGGAATAGGGACCACAAGTGATGGCGCATCCAGTGGTGTTAGCCCCGCAGGCAGGCGCGGTACTCGGCCATGGCCTGGCCGTAGTTCGCCTGGCCCTCAAGGTCCGCGGGCCGTGTCGGCTTGACCGGCGGGACGCAGACCGGCTGCGACGGAGTGTCGGCCCCCACCAGCACTGCCACCTTCACCACGGTGCCGGATTCGACGGCGGTGAGCACCAGGGTGCCCGTCCCCGCTGCAGCGCCGGCCGGCACGGCAAGGTTCACGGCGGCGGCCCCGGCGGCGACCGGGACCGTACCCAGCGGGGTGACCTTTCCGGCGGCGTCGGTGAACGAAACTTCCAGGGCCGTGTTCACCGGGCTGCCCAGCGACGTCAGGTCAAGCTTGGAGACCGTCAACGTGATGGGCTCTCCCGGCTTGACCTCAGCGGCAGTGGTGTTGGTGACAGCCACCGAACGCCGGGCGAAGTCGGGGGACACCGGGCTGCTCTTCTGGAGGTACCCGATCCAGGCATCCCGGTCCACCAGCCCGGAATCGCGGGTGTTGGTGCCCGCGGTGAAGATCCGGAAGTTGTCGCCACCGGTGGCCAGGAAGCTGAACGTGCCCACCCGGTAGGACTTGGCCGGGTCCAGCAGGTCGCCGTTCACCCGCACTGACGTGATCCGGTCGCCGGCCGGGCGGGCGGCGTCGTAGGTGTAGTTGACGTTCTTTGACAGGCCCAGATGCAGGTAGGCCCGGCTGGGAACCGTGCCGTCGGCGTTGGTTTGCCACTGCTGTTCGAGCAGCGTCTTGAACTGCGCACCGGTCAGGGACGTGGTCCATAGGTTGTTCACGAACGGCAGGACCGCATTGGCCTCGGCGTAGGTGATGGTGCCGTCGGGTGCGTAGTACAGCTCGTTGCGCAGGCCGCCGGGATTGACGACGCCGATCTCCGCGCCGCCAAGCTCGGCCGGCTGCAGGGAAGAGAGCAGGGAGTCGGCCACCAGGTTGCCCAGGGTGGATTCGCTGCCGCGGTCATCGCGCTTGGCACCACCGGTGGCGTCGGTGGTGAACGCCGTGGTGATGTCCTTGGTGACCGAGCCGATGGGCTGGTTGCCAACCACGGACGCGTCCGCAAGGGCCTTCTTGACGATGGCGTCGACGGCGGCCACGCGCGGGTAGGCAGCGACCAGGCCGGCGGCGGCGTCAGTGGTGCGCTTGACGTTCCCGGCCTTGTACCCGGTCACCTGCTTGGTGGCCGTGTCCACGGTCAGCTGGATCTGGCCCACGTTCTCACCGTAGTTGCCGGTCTGCACGATCGGCCGGGTCTTGCCCGCGACGCCCGGCACCGGGGCGTCCCAGGCGTACTCCTTGTGGGTGTGGCCCGTGAAGATCGCATCCACCTCGGGGGAGGTTTCGGTGACCAGCTTGGCGAAAGGCCCGCCGGCTGCCACTTCCTGCTCCAGCGTGGCGCCTTCCACCACCCCCGACCCGGCGCCGTCGTGGTCCTCAACGATGATGACGTCGGCAGCCTTCTCCGCCGTGATCCTGGCGGCCACCCGGTTGATGGCGTCCACCGGGTCCCCGAAGTCGAGGTCGGCGATGCCGGCGGGAGTCACCAGGGCGGGGACTTCCGGGGTGACGGTGCCGATTACTGCCACCTTGATGCCGTTCAGGTCCAGCACCGTGTACTCCGGCAGGACCGGTTCGGTGGTGCCCTTCTTGTAGACGTTCGCACCCAGGTAGGGGAACTTGGCGTTGGTGCCGCCGGCGATGACGCGGTCGCGCAGGTCCGCCCAGCCGCCGTCGAACTCGTGGTTGCCTGCGGCGGACGCCTTCAGCTCCAAGGCGTTCAAGACGTCGATGGTGGGCTGGTCCTTGGCGACCGCGGACGCGAACAGCGAGGCGCCGATGTTGTCCCCGGCCGACAGGAATGCCGTGGCACCCGGAGCGGCTGCGGCGCGGAGCTTCTCGATGGTCCCGGCGACCTGCACGGTGTTGGAATCGATCCTGCCGTGGAAGTCGTTGATGTTCAGGAGGTTCAGGTCAACGGTGGCAGGGACTGCCGGGAGGTCCAGGCCCACCACCACGGGGTCGTGGTCGCTGGCGCGGAACTGGTTCGGTGCGTAGTAGTCGGTGACGTTGTTGTTGTAGCGGCTGTACTCCAGCGCCACGGATTCCACCGAGTTGATGTTCCAGATGTCCGCACCGGTGACCACCGCGTTGGCCGCCGGCGAGGCGAGGATGTGGTCCAGCGAGCCCACCAGTCCGCCGAAGAGGTACGAGTGCTTGGCCGTGCCGTCGGCATTCCTGGCCTTGTCGTCCTGGTTGACATACCCCGCGCCGGTGAGGACGTTGATGGGG comes from Pseudarthrobacter sp. NIBRBAC000502770 and encodes:
- a CDS encoding ExeM/NucH family extracellular endonuclease, with amino-acid sequence MHQTPWKSALGAALSAGLIAAPLAAVPAAAEVSAAAGTSPVVINEAYLSGGSSGAAYKNKFVELYNSSDAPMSLDGWSVQYRSATGTAAPSGVAALSGSIPAKGYYLVQGGSNGTNGADLPAPDLVAGALNFGGSGGTIVLAKQPTAVGLPTGSVVEPVGVADLLGYGSSNTYEAKAAAAPASNTDVKSLNRTGGADSNSNAADFTLSAGITPTSSGGTAPVPTPDPTPVPGPVGKTIAEIQGTGAESPLAGAAVTTKGKVTAAFPTGGLNGYYIQTPGTGGDLSATNHSASDGIFVYSPATVGSVQAGDYVQVTGTVAEYYGMTQLNVTAATGLTKLSEAAPEVKPTIFTLPAGEAFRESLEGMLLAPQGPMTVSDNYSLNQSGEIGLAGGTTALEQPTAVAPYGSAEYAAVVADNAARGIKLDDGSSTNFLKDATTKAEVLPYLTTADPVRVGSPVSFTTNVVLGYANNSWKFQPLTHLTEANKATVQPARFGATRTEAPAAVGGNLKLASFNVLNYFPTTGDQVAGCKFYTDRAGNPITVSGGCNVRGAANAGNFKRQQDKIVAAISKSGADVVTLMEVENSAQFGKDRDDALAKLVEALNIPTPGIWDYVRTPANAPPLADEDMIRTAFIYKKAAAEPVGESIIHNDTVAFASARKPLAQVFKPVGAPDDKKFIAIANHFKSKGSAATPDDTDKGQGNSNLARTAQAQSLLAFSNSLQQDKGTDKVFLIGDFNSYGKEDPINVLTGAGYVNQDDKARNADGTAKHSYLFGGLVGSLDHILASPAANAVVTGADIWNINSVESVALEYSRYNNNVTDYYAPNQFRASDHDPVVVGLDLPAVPATVDLNLLNINDFHGRIDSNTVQVAGTIEKLRAAAAPGATAFLSAGDNIGASLFASAVAKDQPTIDVLNALELKASAAGNHEFDGGWADLRDRVIAGGTNAKFPYLGANVYKKGTTEPVLPEYTVLDLNGIKVAVIGTVTPEVPALVTPAGIADLDFGDPVDAINRVAARITAEKAADVIIVEDHDGAGSGVVEGATLEQEVAAGGPFAKLVTETSPEVDAIFTGHTHKEYAWDAPVPGVAGKTRPIVQTGNYGENVGQIQLTVDTATKQVTGYKAGNVKRTTDAAAGLVAAYPRVAAVDAIVKKALADASVVGNQPIGSVTKDITTAFTTDATGGAKRDDRGSESTLGNLVADSLLSSLQPAELGGAEIGVVNPGGLRNELYYAPDGTITYAEANAVLPFVNNLWTTSLTGAQFKTLLEQQWQTNADGTVPSRAYLHLGLSKNVNYTYDAARPAGDRITSVRVNGDLLDPAKSYRVGTFSFLATGGDNFRIFTAGTNTRDSGLVDRDAWIGYLQKSSPVSPDFARRSVAVTNTTAAEVKPGEPITLTVSKLDLTSLGSPVNTALEVSFTDAAGKVTPLGTVPVAAGAAAVNLAVPAGAAAGTGTLVLTAVESGTVVKVAVLVGADTPSQPVCVPPVKPTRPADLEGQANYGQAMAEYRACLRG